The Granulicella sp. 5B5 nucleotide sequence CCTATGCTTCCACACGCTGCCGCAGGCATGGCGAACGCTGAACACGGACTTTCCGAACTACTACCTGGCCTCGCGGCTCGTGGAGGAGCACTACGATACGACGCGGATGTATGAGTGGACATGGATTGAGCGTGAAAAGGCTCATCGAGCCATCGACATCCGTGTGCTCGGGTTGCTCCCGATCACGCCGTTTTCGACGCTAGTTTTTTTGCCCTTGGCGAAGCTCGCGCCGCTCGCTGCGAAGCATGTATGGATTCTGCTGAATCTGGCAATTCTGATTCCGCTTGTCTGGATGATACGAGAGATGACAGGGCTCAATCTTCGCTGGATGGGCCTGGCGCTCACGTTGAACTTCCCACTCTATCGCAACTTCCTCTTCGGGCAGTTCTACATCGTTCTCTTGTTGCTGGTTGTGACTGCCTGTTGGTGTTATCTGCGCGGATACAGAGCATGGGCCGGAGCACTTCTTGCAATCGCAGGCGCCTGCAAGGTCTTTCCCATACTGCTCTTTATCTTCTTTCTGCAGCGTAGAGACTGGCGTGCGCTGGGTGCGGGTATCCTCACCGGATCGATCGCTGTTGCGTCATCGATCGCTGTCTTCGGCTGGACGGTGCATCGAACCTGGCTGCAGGAGATATTGCCGTGGGTCACGCGGGGCGAGGGACTTCAGCCTTACACTATCACGGCCTCTATCCCCGGCATTCTGCATCGGCTATTTCTCTCCGAACCACAGTGGAACCCACGCCCTTGGCACGACTCGCCTTTCGCATATGCACTGCTCTCCCCCGTATTGCAAACGCTAATCCTGGCACCAGCCATTCTGCTGATCCGCAGAATCAAGAGCGGCCGCGAAACAATCCTCTTGGAGTGGTCCGCGCTTATCACCGCGGCGCTTACGATTTCGACGATCCCGGCCTCCTACAATTTTGTGCTGATCGTCTTTCCGGCGTGTGTTGTAGCTTCGATGCTCTATCGGAGACGTCACTGGGGATGGCTCACGCTTCTGGTGCTTGTTTACTTCGGCATCGGGTTTCCCGTCACCGCCCCGGCGAATGTCTCAGGACTTGCGGTACTGCTGTACGTTCCGCGCCTGCCT carries:
- a CDS encoding glycosyltransferase 87 family protein encodes the protein MTTRENRPRVVWFERVVFCLSMLYLCFHTLPQAWRTLNTDFPNYYLASRLVEEHYDTTRMYEWTWIEREKAHRAIDIRVLGLLPITPFSTLVFLPLAKLAPLAAKHVWILLNLAILIPLVWMIREMTGLNLRWMGLALTLNFPLYRNFLFGQFYIVLLLLVVTACWCYLRGYRAWAGALLAIAGACKVFPILLFIFFLQRRDWRALGAGILTGSIAVASSIAVFGWTVHRTWLQEILPWVTRGEGLQPYTITASIPGILHRLFLSEPQWNPRPWHDSPFAYALLSPVLQTLILAPAILLIRRIKSGRETILLEWSALITAALTISTIPASYNFVLIVFPACVVASMLYRRRHWGWLTLLVLVYFGIGFPVTAPANVSGLAVLLYVPRLPLLLGLLAGIYWLLWTDGRAAERSRDWTAYVWTLALLILTTSTVRSTLRVERARRQEYAYRLPLGATGFLNAAPHREGMFIRYLAFTFEGYRCVTVNMHDGIKTISPASANDILSFADEGDHTLLEQALAPQSVIVDGEHPSDSVVVNGHDPMFAMDGKSLAFLRDDHGRGRLMMRDGLRDDSAETALTPARMNVYEAAYISPKSYVYAAADDGGYPQLYATDGTRTNAPLGLGPSRYPALSPDGRWLAYSHLEHGVWNLWIRDQTSGALRRVADVPCNQIQAAWENDSKTLLYSTDCGRSVWFTAVAQRKVLP